In Nitrospirota bacterium, the DNA window TCAATCAAAAAGGAACTGCCTGGCTGGCTGTTACTTACGGGAGGATTATTTTATCTATTGTATATCGCAAGGGTTTTTCTTTATTAGCAGGTTGCTGAAGGTTATTTGTGAGACGAGATCAGAACTGTCTTAAAAACCTGAGATCATTTTCATAGAAAAGCCTGATGTCATCAATCCCGTACTTCAGCATGGTTAATCTCTCAACACCCATACCGAATGCAAAACCTGTATACTTTTCCGTATTATAGCCCACGCCTTCAAAGACTTTCGGATGAACCATTCCGGCTCCAAGCACCTCAAGCCAGCCGGTCCCTTTACAGACCCTGCATCCTGCGCCCTTGCACAGAATACATCCGATATCAATCTCTGCAGAGGGTTCGGTAAATGGAAAATAACTCGGCCTGAACCTCACAGGGGTATCAACGCTGAAAAGGCTGTGAACAAAGAGTTTAAGGACACTCTTAACATGGGAAAAGGTAATATTATCTCCAACCATAAGCCCTTCAACCTGATGAAACATAGGGGTATGAGATACATCTGCATCACATCTGTATACCTTGCCGGGGGCGATAAACCTCAATGGGGGGTTCTGGTTTTCCATAACTCTTATCTGAACCGGCGAGGTGTGAGTTCTCAGGACCACGTCGCTTTCCGCTCCCCTTTTATCCACTTCATCTTTAATCTGCCTTTCGCCATCTGTCTCTACATAAAATGTATCCTGCATATCCCTGGCAGGGTGGTCCCTGGGAATATTGAGGGCCTCAAAATTATAATAATCCAGCTCCACCTCAGGCCCCTCTTCCACAGTAAACCCCATGAAAAGAAAGATATCAATAATCTCATCAAGAACCCTGTTTATGGGATGCCTGCTTCCTACAGGGATATATTTACCGGGAATGGTTATATCAATAGACTCGGTTGCAACCTTCTTTCTTGACTCAATGGAAGATAAATCTCTTTCCAGCCTCTTTATCTCCGCCTCCACATATCTCTTCAGGATATTTATCTCCTTACCCGCAGCAGGCCTTTCAGCAGGCGGCAACGCAGAAAGGGCCTTTAACCTCTGGGTTAAAAGCCCTTTTTTACCAAGATATTTTATCCTTAAATCATTAAGTTGCTTCAGGGAAGTAATCCCTTCACACTCCCTGACAAACTCTTCCCTGAGCTTATTAATGTCCTCCATCTTTATTGTTTACGCTGCCAATCCCTGCCTTGCCTTGTCAGCAAGTGCACCAAACGCACTGGGATCATGATAGGCAATATCAGCCAGAACCTTACGGTCAAGCCCTATTCCAGCCTTTTTAAGGCCGGAAATAAACTGACCATATGTCAGGCCCGTGCCCCTGGCAGCAGCATTTATCCTGATAATCCAGAGACTCCTGAATTCACGCTTCTTAACCCTTCTGTCCCTGTAAGCATAACTGAGGGCATGCTCCACAGCCTGCTTTGCTACTTTATAACACCTGCTTCTTGCCCCGTAATAGCCCTTGGCCCTTTCAAGGACCTTTTTTCTCCTTCTCCTTGTCTTGTAGCCACCTTTTGCCCTTGGCATATCTCTAAACCTCCGATTAGTTGATTTTTATACTAAATGCTTATTCATTCAAATAACGCACATCCGGTAGCGAATTCAGCTATAGGGCAATAATGACTTTATCGTCTTCTCCTGTGTCTTGTCCACAAGTGTGCCCGTCCTCAAATTCCTCATCCTTTTTCCGGGTTTACCGGTCAGGAGATGGCTTTTATTGGCCTTCCATCTTTTGACCTTCCCCGTACCTGTAACCTTAAACCTCTTGGCTGCCCCTCTGTGAGTCTTTATCTTTGGCATATACTTCCTCCTGTCTCAAATTTTGAGCTGCATGTTCACGTAATATAACTTTAATGAAAAAAGTCTACTTCGGTGCCACTATCATTGTAATACTTTTACCCTCAAGCCTCGGCTTGGTCTCTATATTATACTTATCATCAAGCTGCGCTATAATCTTGTGAAAAACCTTCATGCCAAGCTCAGGTCTGACTATCTCCCTTCCCCTGAAAAACATTGTCACCTTGGCCTTGTTTCCGGCTTCAAGAAACCGGACGATATGTTTTATCTTTAACTCGAGGTCATGTTTATCTATCTGCGGCCTTACCTTTACCTCTTTGACTTCTATGGTCTTGCGATGGGTATGTTTTTTACTCTGCTGATACTTAAACTTCCCGTAGTCCATTATCCTGCAGACAGGGGGTTTTGCATTTGACGCTACTTCCACGAGATCCAGACCCCTCTCCTCTGCAATCTTCAGGGCTTCCCGCAGGGGAACAATGCCAAGCTGTGCGCCGTCAGCATCTATCAGCCTTACCTCTCTTGCCCGGATCCTCTTGTTTACTCTGTATTCCTGTGCTATAACTACACCTCCTGGTTTTAAGGCTGCGTGTTGCAAGTCTTGTGTTTTGGGTTATAGTTTTCAGATTATATGCTTTAAAACATTATATAACCTGATTCATTGAATCTACAATCTTGATGTCAGACTCCTTGACTCTATCTCCTCTCTTATCCACGTAATCAGATCCCCGAGCACATAGGGGCCGACGTTTTCGCCTCCGCGTTTTCTGACTGTCAGTTTGTCGGACTCGGCCTCTCGGTCACCTATTATAACCAAATAAGGCACCTTTCTGACAGTGGCTTGACGCACCTTATACCCGACTTTCTCATTCTCAAAAAGGGCCTCACACCGCAGACCTGCATTTTTCAGACCCTTCAGAACGTCTTCGGCATAGCTGATATGCCTTTCTGCTACGGTTATTATACCAATCTGCACAGGAGAAAGCCAGAGAGGAAAGGCACCGGCATAATGCTCGATGAGAATACCGAAAAACCTTTCAAGTGAGCCCATCAAAGCCCTGTGAATCATTATCGGCTGATGCCCTCTGCCATCAACCCCCCTGTAGGAGATATCAAACCTCTCTGGTATATTAAAATCAACCTGTATGGTACTGCACTGCCAGGGCCTGCCAAGGGAATCCTTGACCTTTATATCGATTTTCGGCCCGTAAAAAACACCTTCGCCGGGGTCTATCTCATAATCAAGCCCCTTATGTTCAAGGGCAAGCTTCAGTGCATTGGTGGAACGTTCCCAGTTATCCGGAGTACCGACAAACTTTTCAGGCCTTGTCGACAGGTAGATATCGTAGGTCTCAAAACCAAAGGTCTTCAGTATAAAGAGGGTGAAATCGAGCACCCGCTTAATCTCCTCTTCCATCTGATCTTCCATACAGAAGATATGCGCATCATCCTGGGTAAAACCCCTTACCCTGAAAAGTCCGTGAAGGACCCCGGAGCGTTCATACCTGTAGACCGTGCCAAGCTCTGCATACCTGAGAGGAAGCTCCCTGTAACTCCTGAGGGCACTCTTGTATATAGCGATATGGAAAGGACAATTCATGGGTTTTATCTCATAATCAGCCCCTTCCACCTCCATCGGAGAATACATGTTTTCACGGTAGAAATCCCAGTGTCCGCTCTTCTCCCAAAGATTCAGCTTTGCCATGTGCGGGGTATAAAGGAGTTTATAATCATCCTTCAGGTGCTCTTCCCGCCAGAAATCCTCAATAGTCTTCCTTATAATTGCACCATTCGGATGCCAGAGGATAAGACCGGGGCCTATCTCTTCATTTATACTGAAGAGGTCCAGCTCCCTGCCAAGCCTGCGGTGGTCACGCTTTTTAACCTCTTCAAGAAAGTTCAGGTATTCCTTCAGCTTCTTCCTGTCTTCAAAGGCAGTCCCGTAAATCCGCTGAAGCATCTTGTTCTTCTCGTCACCCCTCCAGTAAGCGCCTGCAATGCTCAGGAGTTTAAAGGCCCTGATATATCTTGTTGACGGGAGATGCGGCCCCTTGCAGAGGTCTGTAAACCCGCCCTCTTCATAAATGGAGACCTCGTTGTCCTCTATCTCCCGAAGGATTTCAACCTTGTACGGCTCACCCATCTTCTTAAAAAGTTCAATAGCCTCATCCCTCGGAAGCACCTTTCTGACAAAAGGGTTGTCCCTGTCAATGATCTCCTTCATCTTCTCCTCAATCCTCTGCAGGTCTTCAGGAGTAAATGGTCTCTCTATATCAAAATCATAATAAAACCCCTCCTCCGTAGAAGGGCCAATAGCTACCTTTGCCTCCGGAAAAAGCTCCTTCACAGCATGGGCCATCACATGTGATGTGCTGTGTCTGAGTATAGCAATACCATCCCCGGAACCAGGGGTCACAGGCTCAATCGTAACATCGTCTGACAAGGATTCAGCCTCGCTGACATCCAGAACAGAGGAATCATATCTTATGGCAATGGCTCCAAGTTCCTTTAACACACCCGTTACCTTATCCCTTGAAACCTCTTTAACCTCTTTATTAGTCCTTATCCTGATAACAACCTCCGAAATATTTGAATCCCTCAACAGTCCCCCCGTTTCTGCCGGAAACTGCGGGATTAGCTTAACCCGTCTTCTATCGATAGGAATTATACAGGATTTCCCGCTATGTTTGCAATTTATCGTCCTGACTTTCCCAAATTGCCGACAGAATACGGTCAAGTTATAGAAAGGGACGAGGGTATGGAGTTTGAACGGGTTTAATCATCACTTATGTCTCACCTGGATGGTGAGGCGTGATGATTACCTCGGGGTCCCGACCGGATGTCGGGACGAGAATGAGTGAAAATTCCATGCCCTCGTCCCTTTCTATCCTTATTATTTTTGGGTCATGTCTACCACAACTCCTGCATCTTCACTTTCCACTTGACAACAATAATTCTTATCTGATATCATCTCTTTAGTAAGAATGATTCTAAAGAGGAGGATTGCAGATAGACAGGCACAGAGAGATAGGGTTTAAACTAACTCCACAGAGGCTGGCCATACTTGAATATCTCGAAGGTAACACGAGCCATCCCGCTGCAGAGGACATCTACCGGGAGGTAAAAAAGAGGTTTCCT includes these proteins:
- the pheS gene encoding phenylalanine--tRNA ligase subunit alpha, whose protein sequence is MEDINKLREEFVRECEGITSLKQLNDLRIKYLGKKGLLTQRLKALSALPPAERPAAGKEINILKRYVEAEIKRLERDLSSIESRKKVATESIDITIPGKYIPVGSRHPINRVLDEIIDIFLFMGFTVEEGPEVELDYYNFEALNIPRDHPARDMQDTFYVETDGERQIKDEVDKRGAESDVVLRTHTSPVQIRVMENQNPPLRFIAPGKVYRCDADVSHTPMFHQVEGLMVGDNITFSHVKSVLKLFVHSLFSVDTPVRFRPSYFPFTEPSAEIDIGCILCKGAGCRVCKGTGWLEVLGAGMVHPKVFEGVGYNTEKYTGFAFGMGVERLTMLKYGIDDIRLFYENDLRFLRQF
- the rplT gene encoding 50S ribosomal protein L20, which codes for MPRAKGGYKTRRRRKKVLERAKGYYGARSRCYKVAKQAVEHALSYAYRDRRVKKREFRSLWIIRINAAARGTGLTYGQFISGLKKAGIGLDRKVLADIAYHDPSAFGALADKARQGLAA
- the rpmI gene encoding 50S ribosomal protein L35, with the protein product MPKIKTHRGAAKRFKVTGTGKVKRWKANKSHLLTGKPGKRMRNLRTGTLVDKTQEKTIKSLLPYS
- the infC gene encoding translation initiation factor IF-3, which produces MAQEYRVNKRIRAREVRLIDADGAQLGIVPLREALKIAEERGLDLVEVASNAKPPVCRIMDYGKFKYQQSKKHTHRKTIEVKEVKVRPQIDKHDLELKIKHIVRFLEAGNKAKVTMFFRGREIVRPELGMKVFHKIIAQLDDKYNIETKPRLEGKSITMIVAPK
- the thrS gene encoding threonine--tRNA ligase gives rise to the protein MTPGSGDGIAILRHSTSHVMAHAVKELFPEAKVAIGPSTEEGFYYDFDIERPFTPEDLQRIEEKMKEIIDRDNPFVRKVLPRDEAIELFKKMGEPYKVEILREIEDNEVSIYEEGGFTDLCKGPHLPSTRYIRAFKLLSIAGAYWRGDEKNKMLQRIYGTAFEDRKKLKEYLNFLEEVKKRDHRRLGRELDLFSINEEIGPGLILWHPNGAIIRKTIEDFWREEHLKDDYKLLYTPHMAKLNLWEKSGHWDFYRENMYSPMEVEGADYEIKPMNCPFHIAIYKSALRSYRELPLRYAELGTVYRYERSGVLHGLFRVRGFTQDDAHIFCMEDQMEEEIKRVLDFTLFILKTFGFETYDIYLSTRPEKFVGTPDNWERSTNALKLALEHKGLDYEIDPGEGVFYGPKIDIKVKDSLGRPWQCSTIQVDFNIPERFDISYRGVDGRGHQPIMIHRALMGSLERFFGILIEHYAGAFPLWLSPVQIGIITVAERHISYAEDVLKGLKNAGLRCEALFENEKVGYKVRQATVRKVPYLVIIGDREAESDKLTVRKRGGENVGPYVLGDLITWIREEIESRSLTSRL